AAACGCCCACCACCGTTCCGGTATTGAACGAGGTATTGATGGCGGCCCGCGAATAATCGCCCATCAGCAACCCGCATTTCAGCCCCGCTTTCAGGAATTCGCGGCTATGGTAGTGCCATACATTTACTTCGCTGGCGGTATTCTTGATATTTGAATTGGAAGTGCCGGCGCCCAGGTTACACCACTCGCCTATTACCGAATCGCCCAGGTACCCATCGTGCGCTTTGTTTGAATAGGCGAACATAATGGAGTTCTTGATCTCGCCCCCTGCCATACAATACGGGCCAATGGTGGTGGCGCCGTAGATTTTAGCGCCCATTCTCACCAGGGCGCCTTCGCCCAGCGAAAACGGCCCTCTAATGAGCGATCCTTCCAGGATCTCGGCGTTCTTTCCAATATAAACGGGCCCGGTTGAAGCATTCAGGATGCAATGGCTCAGGGTGGCGCCTGGTTCAATAAAGATGTTTTCGGGATTAACTGTTTGCACCGTGGCGGGAATGGGTGCCGAAACCCGGTCGAAGGTCAATGTTTTAAAATCTTCCCGCAGGGCCCAGTCGTTAAACTGAAAAATGTGCCAGGGGTATTGAATGTACTTTACCAGGCTGTAATCGGGTTCCTGGTCAGGTTCGGGCAGGCCATTGCCATCGTACATAGAGTCAATAAAGGCCTGTGTGGGAATAATGTTGGCGGCTAATACCACGGCGTCGGCTGGTGGCTCTTCGCCCTTTTTAAGCAAATAAACGGGTTGGCGCAACAGTCGCTCCCATTTTTCGCGGATGGTAAGAATGCCGATGCGGATCCCGGCTACATGGCGGGTTTGGGTAAAAGGATATAAATGATCTGATACTTCTTTGTCTGACAGAAAGACCCGTTTATTCATAATGCTTGGTTCTGGGCCAAACTTAAGGCATTTTGTCTGAACTGGGATTGGTGGGATGTATGGGATGCCCGGGAGATTAATCTTAAAAATCCCAGTTCGGACTTATGGAGTTTTTTGTTTGCTGCATCTTAGAATTGACCTCACTTTCCATTTAACAGCCATGTTATAAAACAAAAATCCCCTTCCTTAGACAAGGAAAGGGAAAGTATAGCCATGAAAAACAAAAATGTTTGTATTGAAATTACGCTTTTTATTTTTTCTTTTCGTAACGTTTCTTGAATTTATCAATTCTACCCGCAGTATCTACCAGTACGTTTTGACCAGTAAAGAAAGGGTGAGACGTATTAGAAATTTCTAATTTGAGCAGGGGATATTCGTTGCCATCTTCCCATTTCACAGTTTCTTTAGAAGGAGAAGTAGAACGGCTCAGGAACTGGTGACCGTTACTCATATCTTTAAAAACAACTAACCGATAATTTTCGGGATGAATACCCTTTTTCATAACTCTTTGATTTTTAAATTGTACACCGATTTTGCGGTATACCCTGTTATTGTAATTGTTATACTGGTTTTAGCAGCAAAGCCGCAAAATTAGCCTTCCAATATAACTCCGCCAAATTAAATTTTATTCCTGACTTTTTTAATAATTAATTAAAGAAAAAAGGAAAATTAATAAACCGGCGGGTAAAAATAAATTTTTTCAGGCAAGAAATAAAAAAGAAAGCACCGGATCCATTTTATACCTGCTACGTGCACGTATAACCTGTATACCCAATGCTTTCCGCTAATCGCATTTAACCATTTTACTGGTCTACTGCGATTTTCTGTATCTAAGATACTTATTATATAAAATTCAATCCAAAATTACCGGGTGTAGGTTATGCACCTCTTGTGCACCTGGTTATCCACACCGTAAAACAGCTGTAAGCTTTAAGCGGTAAGCTGTAAGCAAATACAGAACGTCATGACCGCGACGCTTACAGCTTATAGCTTAGGGCTTATAGCTAGCTTCTCATATTCTCATACTGCAGCGGGATGCCCAGTTCTGCGCCACGGCACAGGGCGATCACTTCCTGCAGGTCGTCGATTTTTTTGCCGGTAACCCGTACCAGGTCGTCGTTAATGGACGCCTGTACTTTCAGGCCGGAGTCCTTGATAAGTTTAACGATCTTTTTGGCATCTTCCTGTTTCAGCCCGTTGCGAACCGAAACTTCCTGTTTGGTGAGTTTACCGCTTTGGTACGATTCTTTGCTGGTGTCGAACGCCTCGGGCGCAATGTTCTGTTTGTGGGCCCGGTTGATCAATACATCTATCAGCTGGCGCATTTTCATGTCGTCTTCTGTTTCAATGCTGATCTTAAACTCTTTTTTGTCGAGTTTGATCTCCACGTGCGAACCTTTAAAGTCGAAACGATTGGTGATTTCCTTAGTGGTTACATTCACTGCATTGTCCAGTGCCTGTGCATCCACCTTGCTTACAATGTCAAACGAAGGCATAGCGTAAAATTTTATGGGGCGTTGCCGTACTAACGGAACGAACTACGAAAGTAGGAAAAAACTGGTTACCGGTTACCTGTTTCCGGTTACCGGGCAACACCTGCATAACGATATATAACCTGTATCCGGATCAACCCGGCGCCCGGTACCTGGTAACGGCAACAAAAAAGGCCCGCCCAAAACTGGACAGGCCTGGTGTGTTGCACATGAAACGAAAGAAAGAAGGTTAATGTGATAATTTGATAATGTGCTAATGTGAAAATGGAAATCCAGCATTTCGTTAACAACTACATTTTTGAGCGCTCGCCCATGCGGGCCAGGGCTGAGAGTCACTGAAATTGGTATACTATATGCGAAGCACTCACAAATGCTGTATTTCATTAGCTAATTATCGCATTATCGAGTTAGCTAATTATTCTTTATTGCCGGCTCCGCCGGCTCTGTTCTGTTCATCGGTAACCCCGCTGGTGCGGCGGCGGGCCTGGGCTACCGAGCTTTTGCCAAAGCGGTAGCTGAAGGTGGCAGTAACATTTCTGTTATCCCATCGGTTATGAATTTTCACATCAATATCGCTGTATAAGGTTCGTCCGGTGAATTGCTGCCAGTGAAACGGGTCGCGAATGTTCAGTCGCACGGTGCCCTTCCCTTTCATTACCAGCTTTTGCCCGCCCAGGCTCATAAAATACATGGGGTCGGCAATGGTCAGCTGCTCAATTGTTTTGCCCCGGTACCAGCCGGTGAGCTCGGCACTCCACCCTTTTTTAAAGCTGAAGCTGTTACTAACGTTTACCAGTGCCGAAGTATAACCTATGTCGATGGGATCGTTTTTGCCGGTGTAGGAATTGTAATAAACGCCGGTATACCGGTTGTTGAACACATTTACAAACAGGTTTACGTTCCAGCCCTTTACCGGGGAAAAAGGTGCATTTACCGCCACCCCAATATTCTTGAGCCGCGCCACATTATCGGTAGTGAGATAAGTGATCCTTTTTTCGGTGTTCTGTTTTAACAGCTGCGAAATTACATCGTCTGTAACCGTGTAGTTGAGTGTAGTGGTAAACCTGCCACTGAGCGTATGCCTTAATTCCAGGTTGTTGGAATATTGTGGCAACAGGTATGGGTTGCCCTGGCGGTATTGTAACGAATCGAGGAACCAGATAAACGGGTTCAGGTCCTGGTAATTGGGCCGCTCAATGCGCCGGCCGAACGACAGGGTAAATGAATGATTTTTATTTACGTCGTAATTGATATATCCCGTAGGGAACAGGTTGGTGTAATTGCGGGTAAAGCTGGAGTCATTGGTGACCTGGTTTCCCCGGGCATTGGTATTTTCAACACGCAGGCCGGCCTGTGCGCTCCATTTCTTCCATTTTTTGTTCAGGCTTATATAACCGGCATTGATATTTTCCCGGTAAATAAAATGGTTGCTGCGGTCGTCGGGTTTCCAGGTGCCGTTGTCGTTGCGCTGGTATTTTACTTCGTTATCGTTGGTTACATCACTTATTTTAATCCCGGCATCAAAGCGCAGGTTGTGTTTAAGCGGATGCACATAATCGCTTTTTATGGAATAAATATTTATGACGCCGGGAATATCACCGTATAAAGTAAGGTTGCCCAGGTTGTTGCCCATGCCATCGTAAATATATGTGTACAGGGTGTTTTTGGCGCTGTTGGTGTAACCCATATAATCCAGGTCTACCGTAAGCTCGCGCCCGCTGGAGTCGAATGAGTGTTTGTAATTTATATTGGCTGAGTAATTATAGAAATCATTCTTGTTGTAGTTATTCGAGAGCAGTACTGATTCTGTACTGCCATCAGGTTGACTGATTACCTGGTTGCTGGTGGGCGTTGGCCGGCCAAAAAATCCAAAGCCGGACATTACTATGCCAATGACGTTCTTTTTATTAGCGTAATAATCGAAACCCATTTTCAGGGTGTGGTTGTTGTTGCGAAAATTAAAATCGGTATGGGTAAAAGAGGTGGAGTTCAGGGAGCCGTCTTTTTCATAAAACCGGCGGGTAAGGTCCAGGGCGCCACTATTTTCGCGGTAATTG
The Niastella koreensis GR20-10 genome window above contains:
- a CDS encoding putative sugar nucleotidyl transferase gives rise to the protein MNKRVFLSDKEVSDHLYPFTQTRHVAGIRIGILTIREKWERLLRQPVYLLKKGEEPPADAVVLAANIIPTQAFIDSMYDGNGLPEPDQEPDYSLVKYIQYPWHIFQFNDWALREDFKTLTFDRVSAPIPATVQTVNPENIFIEPGATLSHCILNASTGPVYIGKNAEILEGSLIRGPFSLGEGALVRMGAKIYGATTIGPYCMAGGEIKNSIMFAYSNKAHDGYLGDSVIGEWCNLGAGTSNSNIKNTASEVNVWHYHSREFLKAGLKCGLLMGDYSRAAINTSFNTGTVVGVCANVFGEGMPPKFIPNFTWGNKGLSLYEFEKALSDIRNWKKLKNQELTEAEITQLKHIFGQS
- a CDS encoding type B 50S ribosomal protein L31; the encoded protein is MKKGIHPENYRLVVFKDMSNGHQFLSRSTSPSKETVKWEDGNEYPLLKLEISNTSHPFFTGQNVLVDTAGRIDKFKKRYEKKK
- a CDS encoding YajQ family cyclic di-GMP-binding protein, with the translated sequence MPSFDIVSKVDAQALDNAVNVTTKEITNRFDFKGSHVEIKLDKKEFKISIETEDDMKMRQLIDVLINRAHKQNIAPEAFDTSKESYQSGKLTKQEVSVRNGLKQEDAKKIVKLIKDSGLKVQASINDDLVRVTGKKIDDLQEVIALCRGAELGIPLQYENMRS
- a CDS encoding TonB-dependent receptor, which encodes MKIRSVWPLVLLCFVYSVVNAQSRSGKVSGVITDDNAQPVESATASLQRAKDSSLLKVALTDKFGLFEFENLAQGDYFVIVTAVGFIKTSSKKFTLAPSAVYKIPSFQLKKSEAKALGAVTVTGKRPLIENKIDRMVVNVEAAPTNAGASAMEVLEKSPGITVSNDGEISLKGKQGVKILLDGKPTYLSAADLANVLKNLPASALDQIEIMTNPPARYEASGNSGIINIKTKKSLAEGLNGSATMGGTVSFFKRNNEWLFPLKTTSSINLNYRKGKWNLFGNYNYNYRENSGALDLTRRFYEKDGSLNSTSFTHTDFNFRNNNHTLKMGFDYYANKKNVIGIVMSGFGFFGRPTPTSNQVISQPDGSTESVLLSNNYNKNDFYNYSANINYKHSFDSSGRELTVDLDYMGYTNSAKNTLYTYIYDGMGNNLGNLTLYGDIPGVINIYSIKSDYVHPLKHNLRFDAGIKISDVTNDNEVKYQRNDNGTWKPDDRSNHFIYRENINAGYISLNKKWKKWSAQAGLRVENTNARGNQVTNDSSFTRNYTNLFPTGYINYDVNKNHSFTLSFGRRIERPNYQDLNPFIWFLDSLQYRQGNPYLLPQYSNNLELRHTLSGRFTTTLNYTVTDDVISQLLKQNTEKRITYLTTDNVARLKNIGVAVNAPFSPVKGWNVNLFVNVFNNRYTGVYYNSYTGKNDPIDIGYTSALVNVSNSFSFKKGWSAELTGWYRGKTIEQLTIADPMYFMSLGGQKLVMKGKGTVRLNIRDPFHWQQFTGRTLYSDIDVKIHNRWDNRNVTATFSYRFGKSSVAQARRRTSGVTDEQNRAGGAGNKE